A single region of the Pontibacter kalidii genome encodes:
- a CDS encoding GNAT family N-acetyltransferase codes for MAAVIMYDGEDIPLKDKKGGAFLKTELLVGEQAFVVFSEPTFKRKWDLLYEACSWCTVFQCREFVETWYEIYREEYVPVLVIATQDTHLVGLLAMALPRICVDEHGILRKPGRIVGAGQYDAEYQCWLSDEEHGEGFIKEALRKIVSNFRGCDIHFRYLPPTVPLAWARADAYWRSKLVIQPASRPLMVTGSPQFSKLLTKPEFKNKANRLRRLGKFCFEVVTQKSCFEEILPELVIQYDFRQGAMFNKNQFSENPLKTRFLLAIFEKNLLHVSVLKVDQKIMAAIVAVAGRGWVHLGGINTHAPYKARYYSPGFVHFIMLGKQLADSGGAVFDLTPGGDAYKERLATDHDLVYEMVLPGNAVSRAKRQVKKYLFNRLVRAGKRPMSVELALRKEAYVLKVKLRSVLSPSLAISKLLTKQTESVQIRPEMNRSDESQIKVQENDLKALLVYKPSKYDLSRWEFLESAMHRLEAGDTCYTWSSAGQLKACAWLIGSAVGSEVSAPAETPMLELIYCQPEAKALLPAFLSAVARRIQKENQAPVYVQSMCSGDLSR; via the coding sequence ATGGCAGCGGTAATAATGTATGATGGAGAAGATATTCCTTTGAAGGACAAAAAGGGAGGTGCCTTTTTGAAAACAGAACTGCTAGTAGGGGAACAGGCATTTGTTGTTTTTTCAGAGCCGACATTTAAACGTAAGTGGGACTTGCTCTACGAGGCATGCTCGTGGTGTACCGTTTTCCAGTGTCGTGAGTTTGTGGAAACGTGGTACGAAATATACAGAGAAGAATACGTGCCCGTACTTGTTATTGCCACTCAAGATACGCACCTGGTGGGCTTGCTGGCGATGGCCCTGCCAAGGATCTGCGTAGATGAGCATGGTATACTTCGGAAGCCGGGAAGAATTGTGGGGGCCGGGCAGTATGATGCAGAATACCAATGCTGGCTTTCTGATGAGGAACACGGGGAGGGGTTTATAAAGGAGGCGCTCAGGAAGATAGTTAGTAATTTCAGGGGCTGTGACATCCATTTCAGGTACCTGCCCCCGACTGTTCCCTTAGCGTGGGCCAGAGCAGATGCTTACTGGCGAAGTAAGCTGGTCATACAACCAGCGAGCAGACCTTTAATGGTGACGGGGTCGCCTCAGTTTTCAAAGCTCCTTACAAAACCTGAGTTTAAGAATAAAGCTAATCGCCTGAGGCGCCTTGGAAAGTTTTGCTTTGAGGTTGTTACACAGAAGAGTTGCTTTGAAGAGATCCTACCCGAACTTGTTATACAGTATGATTTCAGGCAGGGGGCTATGTTTAATAAAAATCAGTTCTCAGAGAACCCCCTTAAAACCAGGTTTCTTCTGGCCATATTCGAAAAGAACCTGTTGCATGTATCTGTGCTTAAGGTGGACCAAAAAATAATGGCAGCTATTGTTGCAGTGGCTGGCAGAGGATGGGTGCACTTAGGCGGGATAAACACCCATGCACCGTATAAGGCTAGATATTACTCGCCAGGCTTTGTGCATTTTATTATGCTGGGGAAACAGTTGGCGGATAGTGGGGGCGCTGTGTTTGATCTCACTCCAGGAGGAGACGCCTATAAGGAGCGTTTGGCTACTGATCATGACCTTGTCTATGAGATGGTACTCCCCGGCAATGCTGTCAGCAGAGCCAAAAGGCAAGTTAAAAAATATTTGTTTAACAGACTTGTGCGTGCCGGGAAAAGGCCTATGAGTGTAGAGTTGGCGCTTAGGAAGGAAGCATATGTTCTAAAGGTAAAGTTAAGATCAGTGCTCTCGCCAAGTCTTGCTATTTCAAAGCTTCTGACAAAACAAACAGAGTCGGTTCAAATAAGGCCGGAGATGAACAGGAGTGATGAATCTCAAATCAAAGTTCAGGAAAACGATTTGAAAGCGTTGTTAGTATATAAGCCTTCCAAGTATGATTTGTCGCGATGGGAATTTCTGGAGTCAGCTATGCACCGTTTGGAAGCAGGGGATACCTGCTATACCTGGAGCAGTGCCGGACAGCTGAAGGCTTGCGCCTGGCTTATTGGTTCGGCGGTGGGTTCAGAAGTATCAGCACCTGCCGAAACACCAATGCTGGAACTAATCTATTGCCAGCCCGAGGCAAAGGCGCTACTGCCTGCTTTTCTTTCTGCAGTTGCCCGTCGTATTCAAAAGGAGAACCAAGCACCGGTGTATGTGCAAAGTATGTGCAGCGGTGATCTCTCTCGATAG
- the wecB gene encoding non-hydrolyzing UDP-N-acetylglucosamine 2-epimerase codes for MKITIVAGARPNFMKIAPIIKAIEQAQQAGKEITYRLVHTGQHYDKKMSENFFEELNIPAPEVNLEAGGGTQAEQTAAIMVRFEKEILENRPDVVVVVGDVTSTMACSITAKKLRVDVAHVEGGIRSGDMSMPEEINRIVTDSITDHFFTTSQTANENLLRSGVQPDRIHFVGNTMIDTLLSNIGRLKDPEITVRGVKLQERAYFTLTLHRPANVDEQSKLKAMMNAIIEGTGEYPIIFPVHPRTARHLEELSISDERLYFVEPLSYLQFNYLVKHSKGVITDSGGITEETTVMGVPCLTLRDNTERPETITIGTNELIGTNPSHLKPYLDKLLKGDWKRGGVPPLWDGKASERIVQKLIELYS; via the coding sequence ATGAAGATCACGATTGTTGCCGGCGCAAGGCCTAACTTTATGAAAATAGCCCCCATCATAAAGGCGATAGAACAAGCACAGCAAGCCGGAAAAGAGATAACCTACAGGTTAGTACATACCGGCCAGCACTACGACAAAAAAATGTCGGAGAACTTCTTTGAGGAGCTTAATATTCCAGCCCCTGAAGTTAACCTGGAGGCCGGCGGAGGAACACAGGCAGAGCAGACCGCTGCGATCATGGTTCGTTTCGAAAAGGAGATCCTGGAAAACAGGCCCGATGTGGTTGTAGTTGTTGGTGATGTTACCTCAACAATGGCCTGTTCCATTACGGCTAAAAAGCTTAGGGTGGATGTAGCCCATGTGGAAGGCGGTATTCGCTCAGGAGACATGTCAATGCCCGAGGAAATTAACCGTATCGTAACGGACAGTATAACTGATCATTTCTTTACAACTTCTCAGACAGCAAATGAGAACCTTCTGAGGAGTGGGGTTCAGCCTGATAGGATCCACTTTGTCGGGAACACGATGATAGATACCTTACTCTCCAATATTGGCAGGCTAAAGGACCCTGAGATAACTGTGCGGGGAGTTAAACTACAGGAACGTGCCTACTTTACCCTAACCTTACACAGACCTGCCAATGTAGATGAACAAAGTAAGTTAAAAGCTATGATGAATGCCATCATTGAGGGAACTGGCGAATACCCGATAATTTTCCCGGTACATCCTCGTACTGCCAGGCATTTGGAGGAACTTAGCATATCAGATGAGCGCCTTTATTTTGTTGAACCCTTATCGTACCTTCAATTCAATTACCTTGTAAAGCACTCTAAAGGGGTTATTACTGATTCGGGAGGAATTACTGAGGAAACCACAGTGATGGGGGTACCCTGCCTAACACTCAGAGATAATACAGAACGTCCGGAGACAATTACAATCGGCACGAATGAGCTGATAGGAACGAACCCGTCGCATCTTAAGCCCTATCTAGATAAGCTTCTAAAGGGAGATTGGAAAAGAGGCGGGGTGCCCCCTCTTTGGGATGGCAAGGCATCAGAAAGGATTGTTCAGAAATTAATAGAGCTCTACAGCTAA
- a CDS encoding aminotransferase class V-fold PLP-dependent enzyme has translation MKKLSAMFAPRFAIWPTLPPDVHSRSETEWRPFPLNQENCRIFSRARQAICSACKALGLGAGDTILVPAYHHGSEVEALLQAGLNIKYYEIDSALEPDEDTLLPLLDDQVKALYLIHYLGFPQDGSWWRKWCDDRNLLLIEDAAQAFLSTRDERPVGSYGHMTVFCLYKTYGIPDGGAVVSIKPPAPPRLQPVVGYWRILKRHLNWVATKRGEVGLLHALVKPTLAWWKRTNDKPHAEFDMGDPDTPPTVMTIKLLPRLLSKDTAQKRRENYRYLLEHLGEMVPSQFARLPSGACPFAFPLEVQDARLFLERLHRKGVLGLLFWINPHPSLPVDDFPRSRFLRERVLALPVHQELTEQDMRRIVRAVHECRAPLPTEFVAAG, from the coding sequence ATGAAGAAGCTATCCGCTATGTTCGCCCCCAGGTTTGCCATATGGCCCACACTCCCCCCTGATGTACATTCCAGATCAGAAACCGAGTGGCGCCCTTTCCCTTTAAACCAGGAAAACTGCAGGATCTTTTCGCGTGCCAGGCAGGCCATATGTAGTGCGTGCAAGGCGCTGGGCCTCGGCGCCGGGGATACCATACTTGTGCCAGCATACCATCATGGCTCAGAGGTTGAAGCCCTCCTGCAGGCCGGTCTGAATATCAAATACTATGAAATTGATAGTGCTTTGGAGCCGGATGAAGATACGTTGCTTCCACTTCTGGACGATCAGGTAAAGGCATTATACCTGATACACTACCTGGGTTTTCCGCAAGATGGATCTTGGTGGCGTAAGTGGTGCGACGATAGAAACCTACTGTTGATTGAAGATGCGGCGCAGGCATTTTTATCTACCAGGGATGAAAGACCTGTAGGTTCCTATGGCCACATGACTGTCTTTTGCCTGTATAAAACATACGGAATACCAGACGGAGGGGCCGTAGTATCAATAAAGCCACCTGCACCGCCTCGCCTGCAACCGGTGGTGGGCTACTGGCGCATACTGAAAAGACACCTGAACTGGGTGGCAACAAAAAGGGGGGAAGTAGGCCTTCTCCATGCTCTTGTTAAACCAACACTTGCCTGGTGGAAGCGCACAAATGATAAGCCCCATGCAGAGTTCGACATGGGGGACCCTGACACGCCACCCACCGTTATGACAATAAAGTTATTACCTAGACTCTTGAGTAAAGACACCGCCCAAAAGCGCAGGGAGAACTACCGGTATTTGCTGGAGCACCTTGGCGAAATGGTCCCAAGTCAGTTCGCTCGGCTGCCAAGTGGAGCTTGTCCCTTCGCTTTCCCACTTGAAGTTCAGGATGCAAGGCTGTTTTTAGAGAGATTGCACCGAAAGGGGGTTCTAGGCTTACTTTTCTGGATTAACCCGCACCCCTCCCTGCCTGTTGACGATTTTCCCCGCAGCCGTTTTCTTCGGGAACGGGTGTTGGCCTTACCAGTTCATCAGGAGCTGACCGAACAGGACATGAGAAGGATTGTGAGGGCTGTGCATGAATGCCGGGCACCCCTTCCAACAGAGTTTGTTGCGGCGGGTTAA
- a CDS encoding polysaccharide deacetylase family protein, giving the protein MKFTARNILGWLLACMLIRLGFVRKALKKALEGEYMLSIYFHNPSKKEFETSIKWLQQQGLQLLSIADLEQIMLKQHTFPKGGAVITVDDGWQGNETNIVSVAETYKVPVAIFISTQPVQDGTYWWSYLAQAKKLNLSPPPVQVLKEVRNEERLLRVEEYKKKINLVREALTVEQVRKISKSKYITLGGHTHSHPILTNCTDEQVFFELLHSKRTLESWTGQSIIYFTYPNGNFSEREITVLEELGYSLAFTCNAKPIASDDLRHEFMLPRLGFREGASFAENICRMTGVWQATLRKLRYPTRRNNEDSVSMASPPLATSGVAFK; this is encoded by the coding sequence ATGAAGTTTACAGCAAGGAACATTTTGGGATGGCTATTGGCATGCATGCTGATCAGGCTGGGGTTTGTAAGGAAAGCTTTGAAGAAAGCCTTGGAAGGAGAGTATATGCTATCAATATACTTTCACAATCCTTCTAAGAAAGAATTTGAAACGAGCATCAAATGGCTGCAACAACAAGGACTACAATTGTTGAGCATCGCTGATTTAGAGCAGATCATGTTAAAGCAGCATACCTTTCCAAAGGGAGGGGCTGTTATTACGGTAGATGATGGATGGCAAGGCAATGAAACTAATATTGTTAGTGTAGCCGAGACTTACAAGGTTCCAGTAGCGATTTTTATATCCACGCAGCCTGTGCAGGACGGCACATACTGGTGGTCATACCTTGCCCAAGCAAAGAAGTTAAACCTCTCCCCGCCACCAGTGCAGGTACTCAAAGAAGTACGCAATGAGGAGCGCCTGCTCAGGGTGGAAGAATACAAAAAGAAGATTAACCTCGTGCGGGAAGCCTTGACTGTGGAGCAGGTACGGAAAATTTCTAAATCGAAGTACATAACACTGGGTGGACATACGCATTCCCACCCTATACTTACAAATTGTACGGACGAGCAGGTTTTCTTTGAGCTGCTACACTCCAAGAGGACGCTGGAGAGTTGGACAGGGCAAAGCATCATCTACTTCACCTATCCCAATGGAAATTTTAGCGAACGAGAAATAACAGTTTTAGAGGAGTTAGGCTACAGCTTAGCCTTCACTTGTAACGCTAAGCCCATCGCTTCGGATGATCTACGACATGAGTTCATGTTGCCTCGGCTGGGCTTTCGAGAGGGCGCTTCATTTGCCGAAAATATTTGCAGGATGACGGGAGTCTGGCAAGCCACCTTGCGAAAACTAAGGTACCCTACCAGGAGAAACAATGAGGACTCGGTAAGTATGGCCTCCCCTCCGCTTGCCACATCAGGGGTCGCATTCAAGTGA
- a CDS encoding GNAT family N-acetyltransferase, whose translation MFQFTTMGATPKHIVSSGIAKLDVLTGEDVLSLMQKEEFQLAWEALHDACPWGTAFQSYTYVATWYHVYRNVYQPILIRCTLAGKLIGLLALAQESNRLIVGAGGEQAEYQVWIARPEDEEEFVSAAFQEVVKQFPGTAIRLKYVPGGVSMSWATKSSFWRRHCLVRTVNQPLMVINADNLNDELRKKNRREKINRLKRLGRLNFERVDNAKRFNEVIDELTIQSDFRKGAMFNRTLFQEDPRRRQFLTLLFERGLLHTTLLTVDEKIIASNAGVTGKGWLHLQGLNTHCPTFAKYSPGILHFLFLGKQLAEEGITVFDLTPGTDPYKSILATEYGVAYQLDIVGGYSKFIRGFTMHMKRRVKSGAMAVGIRQETLRMLQKKVKQLQIRAGSGILFMFPDKVSRVHTVLVSDINFRNITAAVSLQYCSLKELMNYVPSKSGPTRWEFLEVAMRRLETGERCYTWSENSVLLGCAWVGVPAPALSEVHTEGGVIIELSYCHTSARVKLPMFLRAVAAQVQHEKPGPVYALVSTKDFPACSA comes from the coding sequence ATGTTCCAATTCACAACGATGGGCGCCACACCTAAGCACATAGTATCCAGTGGTATAGCTAAGCTTGATGTACTGACAGGGGAGGATGTGTTATCCTTGATGCAGAAGGAAGAGTTTCAGTTAGCATGGGAAGCCTTACATGATGCATGTCCCTGGGGTACGGCCTTCCAAAGCTACACGTATGTTGCCACTTGGTACCATGTATACCGCAACGTTTACCAACCTATCCTGATCAGGTGTACCTTAGCCGGAAAGCTTATAGGGTTGCTCGCCCTGGCACAGGAGAGCAACAGGTTGATTGTTGGTGCTGGTGGGGAACAAGCCGAGTACCAGGTGTGGATTGCCAGACCCGAAGATGAGGAGGAATTTGTGAGTGCCGCCTTTCAGGAAGTAGTAAAGCAATTCCCAGGAACTGCCATACGCCTGAAGTATGTGCCCGGAGGGGTAAGTATGAGCTGGGCTACTAAAAGCTCCTTCTGGAGGAGACATTGCCTCGTGCGCACTGTCAATCAGCCACTGATGGTCATAAACGCAGATAATTTGAATGATGAGCTTCGGAAAAAGAACCGGCGCGAGAAAATTAACCGCTTAAAGCGGCTAGGTCGCCTGAACTTCGAGCGGGTAGACAATGCGAAGCGTTTTAATGAAGTCATTGATGAATTAACGATTCAATCAGATTTCAGAAAGGGGGCCATGTTCAACAGGACCTTATTCCAGGAAGACCCTCGTAGGAGGCAGTTTCTCACGCTACTATTTGAAAGAGGTCTCCTGCATACTACATTGTTAACAGTGGATGAGAAAATAATCGCCTCTAATGCAGGGGTGACAGGAAAAGGGTGGCTTCATTTGCAGGGACTAAATACCCATTGCCCGACCTTTGCCAAATACTCTCCGGGTATCCTTCACTTCTTGTTTCTAGGAAAACAACTGGCAGAAGAAGGTATAACTGTATTTGATCTTACCCCAGGCACAGACCCTTATAAAAGCATCCTTGCCACAGAGTACGGAGTCGCCTACCAACTTGATATTGTAGGGGGCTACTCCAAGTTTATCAGGGGCTTCACCATGCACATGAAGAGGCGGGTAAAATCAGGGGCAATGGCTGTTGGCATTAGGCAGGAAACCCTGAGAATGCTCCAAAAGAAGGTAAAGCAACTCCAGATCCGAGCAGGCAGTGGTATTTTATTCATGTTCCCAGACAAAGTATCTAGAGTGCATACGGTTCTTGTTTCTGATATAAATTTCCGAAATATAACGGCAGCGGTGTCTTTGCAATACTGCAGTTTAAAAGAGCTGATGAATTATGTTCCCTCCAAATCAGGACCTACACGTTGGGAGTTTTTAGAGGTTGCCATGCGGCGCTTAGAAACCGGAGAAAGGTGTTATACCTGGAGTGAGAACAGCGTTTTGCTTGGCTGCGCGTGGGTTGGTGTGCCGGCGCCTGCTTTGAGTGAAGTGCATACGGAGGGCGGAGTCATAATTGAGCTTTCCTACTGCCACACATCAGCTAGGGTAAAGCTTCCAATGTTCTTGAGGGCAGTAGCTGCGCAGGTACAGCATGAGAAACCAGGTCCTGTTTATGCTTTGGTTAGTACTAAGGATTTTCCTGCATGCTCGGCTTAA
- a CDS encoding exopolysaccharide biosynthesis polyprenyl glycosylphosphotransferase — MIRARQNSSSSSWEKDILTIVLTFIILFSIADIVSFVETHWLIIINVFLLWIITGYTRTKSNIGMPESRHIPRLTNFIKSYLVLLCLASMLYYLNPEILNRVFSNKKVFAAFALGFPILGIPLNFIVGGVINHIKSSTVPGRHTLIAGVGSLAKDVEEEVCGQKVKGFLKLKEEEECQVNQDRVVGGIDKIHEYLQNNIVDEIVIAIPVKPSKKIRNLLSVADHYGVRVKYVPDYQSVFGDHYRTKRYGHLEAVHVRQLPLDNTYASFAKSAFDIMFSTLALLALLPLFLVLAVLIKLDSPGPIFYCPIRIGKGGKPFRVYKFRTMAVCDDVFGGIMSTQKNDPRITRLGHFMRKYSLDELPQFMNVLLGEMSVVGPRPHRSFLNRQLQESEDKYMIRHYYKPGITGWAQVNGWRGPTDTKEQKSQRTLHDIWYMENWSFMLDLKIVYMTIFGSNTHKSAF; from the coding sequence ATGATAAGAGCTAGACAAAATTCTTCGTCATCTTCTTGGGAAAAAGATATTCTAACTATTGTACTTACTTTTATAATTCTCTTCAGTATAGCAGATATCGTTTCCTTTGTAGAAACTCACTGGCTCATCATCATCAATGTATTCCTATTATGGATAATAACTGGATATACCAGAACAAAGTCGAACATTGGCATGCCAGAGTCTCGCCATATCCCCCGGTTAACTAATTTCATCAAGTCCTACCTGGTGCTGTTGTGCCTGGCAAGTATGCTCTATTATTTAAACCCTGAAATTTTAAACAGGGTCTTTTCTAATAAGAAGGTGTTTGCTGCTTTTGCCTTAGGATTCCCTATCTTAGGTATACCGCTCAACTTTATCGTGGGAGGAGTTATTAATCACATAAAATCAAGTACAGTACCAGGCAGGCATACCTTGATAGCCGGAGTTGGCAGTCTAGCCAAGGATGTTGAAGAGGAAGTTTGTGGGCAGAAGGTGAAGGGTTTCTTAAAACTCAAGGAGGAAGAAGAGTGCCAGGTAAACCAGGATAGAGTAGTGGGTGGAATTGACAAGATACATGAGTATCTACAGAATAATATTGTGGATGAGATCGTAATTGCCATACCTGTTAAACCATCCAAAAAGATACGCAACTTACTTTCTGTCGCGGACCATTATGGCGTAAGGGTAAAGTATGTTCCAGATTATCAGAGTGTGTTTGGGGATCACTACCGCACTAAACGATACGGCCACCTGGAAGCAGTACATGTAAGGCAACTACCGCTGGATAACACGTATGCTTCTTTTGCCAAGAGCGCTTTTGATATTATGTTCTCGACTTTAGCACTGCTTGCTCTGCTCCCATTGTTCCTCGTACTTGCCGTGCTGATTAAATTGGATTCGCCTGGTCCTATTTTTTACTGCCCTATAAGGATAGGGAAGGGGGGTAAACCGTTCAGAGTTTATAAATTCAGGACAATGGCTGTTTGTGACGATGTGTTCGGCGGAATTATGTCCACTCAGAAAAATGATCCGAGAATAACAAGGCTTGGACATTTCATGAGAAAGTATAGCCTGGATGAACTACCCCAATTCATGAACGTGCTACTGGGCGAAATGAGTGTGGTAGGACCAAGGCCCCACAGAAGTTTCCTAAACAGGCAGCTGCAGGAAAGTGAGGATAAGTATATGATCCGACACTATTATAAGCCAGGTATAACCGGATGGGCTCAGGTAAATGGCTGGAGAGGACCAACAGACACAAAAGAGCAAAAAAGCCAACGCACATTGCATGATATCTGGTATATGGAGAATTGGTCTTTCATGCTCGATCTGAAAATAGTATACATGACAATATTTGGAAGTAATACACATAAGAGTGCTTTTTAG
- a CDS encoding polysaccharide lyase: protein MAVKLQLYIYLFLIYGLLSFFPASTPRSFMGLLVEETFEGESYFKGAKLQAATSYGFRVADQPVYKGAKSGRFELRDTDAQASGGTRAEFLFPEETKVREGFYTFAAYFPSKSFKKDSSMDHINQWHQGKGSGSPALMLITEDDQFIMFLKGKEQKHQRYVLGRVRKDMWHTFAIHIVHSSGNDGLVEVWLNEDKVLSYIGPTMYSGFGYPRWKVGIYKDDWNHSRTTDTDRRVYFIDNVRLISLDPGSSETN, encoded by the coding sequence ATGGCGGTTAAGCTTCAACTATACATTTATCTATTCCTTATTTATGGGCTGCTGAGCTTTTTCCCGGCTTCTACACCGCGAAGCTTTATGGGGCTTCTGGTGGAGGAAACATTTGAGGGGGAGTCATACTTTAAAGGCGCTAAGCTACAGGCTGCTACTTCCTATGGGTTCCGTGTAGCTGATCAGCCCGTTTACAAGGGGGCCAAATCAGGCCGCTTTGAGCTGAGGGATACGGATGCGCAGGCTAGTGGCGGAACAAGAGCGGAGTTTCTGTTCCCGGAAGAGACAAAAGTGAGGGAAGGATTCTATACGTTCGCCGCCTACTTTCCATCGAAATCTTTTAAAAAGGACTCAAGCATGGATCATATAAACCAGTGGCACCAAGGCAAAGGGTCAGGTAGTCCGGCCCTGATGCTGATTACGGAAGATGATCAGTTTATCATGTTTTTAAAGGGGAAAGAGCAAAAGCATCAGCGGTATGTACTGGGAAGGGTCCGGAAAGACATGTGGCACACGTTTGCTATCCATATCGTTCATTCCTCCGGCAATGACGGTCTTGTCGAGGTGTGGTTGAACGAAGACAAAGTATTAAGTTACATCGGCCCCACCATGTACTCAGGATTTGGGTACCCGCGCTGGAAAGTGGGGATATATAAAGATGACTGGAACCACAGTCGGACTACCGATACCGATAGAAGAGTATATTTCATAGATAATGTGAGATTAATTAGTTTAGACCCCGGCTCAAGCGAAACTAATTAA
- a CDS encoding polysaccharide lyase: MSCEKEDLEDMTPTAELGTEATDLATSANLLFNETFEDGKGFDGIKHQASTNYGFGVVSSPAFEGSKAGRFELRDSDAEASGGTRSEFLFPESTRAKEGWYSFAGYFPSSDYADEKSRDIITQWHQGGGSGSPHTVLVVENGEFIMHVGEARLPLGKMTKNVWHNFVIHMVHSGGSDGLIEVWLNDKKVASRSGATIKAGFELPRWKVGIYKWDWNGSETTNTKKRVWYIDNVKLGNSKASLSEMTSGSGSGSVSDQTPATSPSEPTSPDAGTTGPSSSADISGFTLVDSHTEKGVMSITNGAQISLSSLAYTKLNIQANASSSVENVKFELSGAQSKTYTDKAAPFALHGDDGNGNFYYGNWNPPAAGTYTLKATPYTNGQAGTPVSITFTIVNSGETIIPQENESASSGSTETAQPSASSDITGFTLIDSHYEKGVQTITDGSVITLSSLAYTKLNIQANASSSVENVKFELSGAQSKTYTDKAAPFALHGDDGNGNFYYGNWNPPAAGTYTLKATPYKNGQAGTPVSITFTIKK; the protein is encoded by the coding sequence ATGTCATGCGAGAAAGAAGACCTGGAAGACATGACACCAACTGCCGAACTTGGCACAGAAGCTACTGATTTAGCAACCTCTGCCAACTTACTGTTTAACGAGACCTTCGAAGATGGAAAAGGCTTTGACGGCATAAAGCATCAAGCAAGTACGAACTATGGCTTCGGTGTAGTTTCCAGCCCCGCCTTTGAGGGTTCTAAAGCAGGCCGTTTCGAGCTGAGAGATTCGGACGCGGAGGCCAGCGGCGGAACAAGAAGCGAGTTCCTGTTCCCGGAGAGCACAAGAGCAAAAGAAGGCTGGTACTCCTTTGCCGGTTACTTTCCTTCGTCGGATTATGCCGACGAGAAGAGCAGAGATATTATCACCCAGTGGCACCAGGGTGGTGGATCCGGTTCACCGCACACCGTACTGGTAGTAGAGAATGGCGAGTTTATTATGCACGTTGGGGAAGCCCGCTTGCCACTCGGTAAAATGACTAAGAACGTGTGGCACAACTTTGTGATCCACATGGTACACTCTGGAGGGTCTGATGGTCTGATAGAAGTATGGTTGAACGATAAGAAAGTTGCTTCCAGATCAGGTGCCACTATCAAGGCAGGGTTTGAGCTTCCTCGCTGGAAGGTAGGTATCTACAAGTGGGACTGGAACGGCAGCGAGACAACCAACACTAAGAAGAGAGTGTGGTACATCGATAACGTGAAGCTGGGCAACAGCAAAGCGTCCCTGAGCGAGATGACCTCAGGATCAGGATCAGGATCAGTTTCTGATCAAACTCCAGCCACAAGCCCATCTGAGCCAACCTCTCCGGATGCCGGTACTACAGGGCCATCATCTAGTGCCGATATTTCAGGCTTCACCCTAGTTGATTCGCACACTGAGAAGGGAGTGATGTCTATCACGAACGGGGCACAAATAAGCCTTAGCTCTCTGGCTTACACCAAGCTGAACATCCAGGCCAACGCCTCTTCCTCAGTGGAGAACGTGAAGTTTGAGTTGAGCGGTGCCCAGAGCAAGACCTACACCGACAAGGCGGCTCCATTCGCCCTGCACGGCGACGACGGCAACGGCAACTTCTACTACGGCAATTGGAACCCGCCTGCTGCCGGCACTTACACCCTGAAGGCCACCCCGTACACGAACGGTCAAGCCGGAACGCCGGTGTCTATCACCTTCACGATTGTAAATTCTGGTGAGACTATTATCCCGCAGGAAAACGAGAGTGCTTCAAGCGGAAGCACAGAAACTGCCCAGCCATCAGCTAGCTCAGATATAACTGGCTTCACCTTGATTGACTCTCATTATGAAAAAGGTGTGCAGACAATTACTGACGGCTCTGTAATTACCCTCAGCTCTCTGGCCTACACCAAGCTGAACATCCAGGCCAACGCCTCTTCCTCAGTGGAGAACGTGAAGTTTGAGTTGAGCGGTGCCCAGAGCAAGACCTACACCGACAAGGCGGCTCCATTCGCCCTGCACGGCGACGACGGCAACGGCAACTTCTACTACGGCAACTGGAATCCGCCTGCTGCCGGCACTTACACCCTGAAGGCTACCCCGTACAAGAATGGTCAAGCTGGAACGCCAGTGTCAATCACCTTCACGATCAAAAAGTAG